In Spartinivicinus poritis, the genomic stretch TTGAAAATTTGGTTGTCGATATATCCAAAGGTTCGTTTGGCAACAGCGTGTTTGTAATAGTTTCCCCAGCCAATTATTTTCGGGTTGAGGATTCTAATTAAATCACCTGCTGCCATAGTGGGATGCTTCTTAATAATGGCTTTAATATTGTTCACAAACGAGAGTACATTTTGCTTCGCTGGTTTAATCAGCAGCTTTTCTTTGTACTTTCTAATATTAAAACCCAGGAAATCAAACCCTGTTCCGATGTGAGTTATTTTCGTTTTCTCTTCCGAAAGCTCTAACCCCCGTTCCTTGAGAAACTCCCTTACTAGTGGTTTTATCTTGCTTTCTAGCAACTCTTGTGAGGCACCAGTAATGACAAAATCATCTGCATAGGAAATAAAGTTGATTTTGTCAGCTTTCTTCGGAGCAGCTTGTTTAACTTGCTTTTCCAGT encodes the following:
- a CDS encoding group II intron maturase-specific domain-containing protein, producing LEKQVKQAAPKKADKINFISYADDFVITGASQELLESKIKPLVREFLKERGLELSEEKTKITHIGTGFDFLGFNIRKYKEKLLIKPAKQNVLSFVNNIKAIIKKHPTMAAGDLIRILNPKIIGWGNYYKHAVAKRTFGYIDNQIFKSLYKWSKRRHPNKNTEWIIRKYYGVQGYPKWIFQGKTLINNQITCLYLAKMSKIPIKRHIKIKGNANPFDPVYAERRSNRKNWRNTWAKMPMAAL